The stretch of DNA CGCCTGTCAGTGGTGTGCAGTTGCAAATGtttcttttaaaatgatgacttacTGGCCAACATTTGAGGTTTGATATTTGACTTACTCGTTGTCTGTATGTATTTGCATTCATTCTAGCCAGGCTTTCAAACATCTGGTCACACTTCTCAGTATCTGCGATCTGGAACGCGACAAAGAGGACAAATAAAATCACTTGTAAAGCCATCATAAGATAAAGCTCTCGTATTACATGGGTACAGCCACGTTTACGATtataaaaaacataattcaAAGTCACCCATTTTAGGTAAATAATTTATCTTTTTATTGAGCATTTAAGAATAACCAAAGTTTATGTAATTTCACATAGAATAAGGTTGAGCAAGGTCGATCCCTAGCTAACCTCACTGTTTCTAAATTAGCTTAGCTTTGTGCCAAACAGTGGATAAGAAGCCTATCTAAAGGATTTACCTGCGTGTTTTCACCCTCTCGGAAGGTGGCTGCTACTCGCTGCCGAAGAAAAGTTCCTAAATCTCGGCCTTTCTTGCTCTCGTCCAGGGGCCATTCCTCACACAACTTGAGGAAGCGGCGGTACCGAGTGGCAGCCATCACGAGCCCTGGCTGTTGGCTTTTGAGTATTGACGTAGTGTGTTTTGTGCTTCTTCGCTCGCCGTAGTTATCTAGCCCGACTCTACTTCCGGTTTGCTCACCCTCGTTGTTACCGTCTGGTTCGTCTCACCGGCACGTAGAATGAGCGGAGCCAGTGTCAAAAAGAGCCCGTCTGGTTCGTCAAGCGTCATGAATTGGATCAGTTCGGCCTACCGCTTTGCATCAGACAGAAATGATTTCAGAAGGTTAGTTAATGCTGACTACATGAGGCGTTATTCAACCAATGAGGATGTTcgaatgctaatgctagcatacAAAGCTATCAGCGGAGCGGTTTGTCCTTGCCTGAGGTTCCCCCCCTTAGAAACTCGTTAATTGTTCTGTGACTGAAAActaatatttcttttttaaaaaggccTCAAGTATATGTCAgtaatgatttttttatgtataatCCCATTGAGAATATACAGATTATGACGATCTTGTACTTAAATCACTTTTCCAAGTGTGAGGCAGACCAGGGGACTTCAGGGGCTGTACAGcagcttgacaaaaataaagaaagccATATTCTTCAAGCTTGCTAAAttagataattttttttaactcaccTCATACGCCACAAAGTAGAAGGCAGTATCCCAAGCTATACTATGATGGCAGCAAAAACAGTGGTActtgcaaagccaaatattTGTGAGGTCTTACTTGGTGTAAAAAGTTTGCCAAGCATCATGTTGTATTAACCGTGTTTGTTTTCATTGGATTTTTGTGACATATTTGCACAGGACAATGCAAAACAGACCTCTTACGAGTCATTctatgtttttaatatatttttcaggAATCTTCTCGTTAATCTGGGGTTGTTTGCAGCTGGTGTTTGGGTTGCAAGAAATCTCTCCGATTTTGACTTAATGGCCCCTCAGCCTGTCACGTAACCGTGTAACATTCAGGATGATGGTAAGTTTGCATATGAAAAGCTAAGTAGTGCAGGAGGTCCTCAGTCTACCTATGAGTTCCGTTCCAATGAGCGCTAAAACAAGTTTGAGTGTAAGTCAGGCTTGTTGGGAGTTACCACTGGCCATTTTATTGGAGTAGAGCCATACACATGTTCACACATACCACCTTTATACTTCATGATGGTCCTGACGTTTGAGCATCTTGGACCAAGCATGCAGCCAATGTCCATCAGTTTCTCCACTTTGCCACCATTTCagtttccttttctttgatgcaCATGAAGTTTggagtagggatgctccgatcagggttttatgctgccgattccaataccgcCCATCCGTGAGTGAGATCAGccaataccaatcacatggattaactggactcttttcaatttatttatgatgagtgctctTGGCCCGGGatgccattagacaattccaagggctccTGTTAAAAGgtagttattaaaaaaataaatctttgggcggataattttttttcctgttttttacctttacttttgtgaaacgatttttgtactatttgataCTTTGATGTGAATTTAAtttcatgtgttt from Dunckerocampus dactyliophorus isolate RoL2022-P2 chromosome 8, RoL_Ddac_1.1, whole genome shotgun sequence encodes:
- the tomm6 gene encoding mitochondrial import receptor subunit TOM6 homolog; this translates as MSGASVKKSPSGSSSVMNWISSAYRFASDRNDFRRNLLVNLGLFAAGVWVARNLSDFDLMAPQPVT
- the LOC129186784 gene encoding ubiquinol-cytochrome-c reductase complex assembly factor 2: MAATRYRRFLKLCEEWPLDESKKGRDLGTFLRQRVAATFREGENTQIADTEKCDQMFESLARMNANTYRQRFPRVRDTSFTGVTAEECKLLLSGSVQQTDDEKKSLWRTLTERFSSKSDESPEKASEK